Sequence from the Ornithinimicrobium humiphilum genome:
CCACGGGGTTGGAGACGCGGCCCGAGGTCAGCTCGCGCACCGAGCTCTCGACGACGTCGACCCGGTCGGCGGCCAGGAGCAGCAGCCAGTGGGCGGCGCGCGCCTCGCTGTAGCGGCGGAAGGCCAGCCGCCGGATGGCGCCGGAGACGCCCCTCGGGGGATAGGTCGTCCCGAAGACCGGGGTGAGGCGGGCGTGCTCGATCGACCGCTCGCGCGGGTAGGTCTCGGGCTGCTGCTCGGGCAGGTCCCACCAGGCACCGGTGGCGCGGGGGTCGAAGCGCTCCCGCGGGACGCTGGGGCGGTCGGCGGGGTCGAGGTCGGCGCCCCACCCGGGGATGCGGGCCCTCAGCTCCTCGGAGGAGGGGGCGCGGCTCGGCTTGTCTGCGGGGTACGGCACGGTGTCCTCCTGCGTCAGTCGCCGACGGTGACCAGGGGCTTGATGCACCCGTCGAGCTTGGCGGACATGATGTGGTAGCCCTCGGGGAGGTGCTCCAGGGGTATGCGGTGGGTCACGATCTCGGTCGGGTCGAAGTAGCCCGCCCTCAGGTGCTCGAGGAGCCGCGGCCACTGCCGCTTCACGGGGCACTGGTTCATCCGCAGCGTCAGGCCTTTGTTCATCGCGTCGCCGAACTTCACGGCGCTGAACATCGGTCCGTAGGCGCCGACGACCGAGACGGTGCCGCCCTTGCGGACCGCGTCGATGGCCCAGTTGAGCGCGACGGGGGAGCCGCCCTGCAACTTGAGCTTGGCCGAGGTCACGTGCATGAGCAGGTTGCCGTCGGCCTCGGCGCCGACGGCGTCGATGACCCGGTCGGCCCCGAGGTGGTCGGTCACCCTCTTCAGGAGCACGACGATGTCGTCGTGCTCGGCGAAGTTGTAGGTCTCCGCGAACGCGAAGGTGCGCGCCTTCTCCAGCCGGTGCTCCAGATGGTCGACGACGATGACGCGGCCGGCGCCCATGAGCCAGGCCGACCGCGCTGCGAACAGGCCCACCGGCCCCGCGCCCAGGACCACCACGGTGTCGCCCTCGACGATGTCGGCGAGCTGGGCCCCGAAGTAGCCGGTCGGCAGGGCGTCGGTGAGCAGCACCGCGGTCTCGTCCGAGATCCAGTCGGGGATGAGGCTCGGGCCGGCGTCGGCGAAGGGCACCCGGACGTACTCCGCCTGACCGCCGTCGTAGCCACCGGTGGTGTGGGAGTAGCCGTACATCCCGCCCACCGCCGTGGCGTTGGGGTTGACGTTGTGGCAGTTGGAGTAGAGCCCGCGGGCGCAGAAGAAGCAGGTGCCGCAGAAGACGTTGAAGGGGACCATCACCCGGTCGCCGACCTTGAGGTTGCGCACCGACGGGCCCACCTCGTGGACGGTGCCGATGAACTCGTGGCCGAAGGTCGTGCCGACCCGGGTGTCGGGCATCATCCCGTGGTAGAGGTGCAGGTCGGAGCCGCAGATCGCGCCCATCTCGACCTTGACGACCGCGTCGTTGTGGTGCTCGATGCGCGGCATGTCCTTCTCGCGCACCTCGACCCTGTACGGGCCGCGGTAGACCAGTGCTCGCATGGATCCTCCCCGGGTGGAACGTGCGGACCCATGCAGCGTCGCACGCGGCTTCCCGGGCGTCCGCCCGAAGCGACCTCGGGGGAGAGCGCCCGACTCAGAGCAGGCGCACCAGCTCCGCGCCCCACGCCCGGGCGCGGGCCAGCTCGCCCTCCTCGAGGGGCCCCTCCATCCCGCGCACCCAGAAGACCTCGGGCTCGCGGACGATCTCGAAGCCGAGGTGGCGCAGCCGGCGTGCGGCCGCCCGGCTCGCGGTGCCCGGGAGGTTGGGGCGTCGGACGTGCGTGTCGAAGGTGGCGGCCCGCCGGCCCGCGGCCGGGGAGGCGGCCTCGAGCCACTCGCGTATGCCGGTGCCCGGGTCCGTGCCGCCCCGCTCCGAGGCGTCGTGCCGGGTGCCGGGCCGGCTGAGGCCGAAGGCGTGGGTAGGTGCACCGACGACGAGCAGGTCGGTGTGCACCTGGTCCAGCGGCGGTGCGGAGGCGACGCCGACCACCGTGGCGCCCTCGCCGAGGCCCTGGGCGATGGCCTCGGCCACCAGGCGGGTGTTGCCCCAGCAGGACTCGTGCACGACGAGCGCCGTCGGGACGTCGCGGCCGGGCAGGGTGGACGGGTCGGAACGGGTCACGGTCATCGTGGTCGGCATGGCGCACCTCCTCGTGCCCTCCCAGCGCACCACCGGGGGCGGCTCGCCGCAGCGACCTGGGTCACGCCCGCGGTGTCTGGTGCGTCACGTGGCGGCGACCGCCAGCCGGCGCGGCACCTCGGCCAGCGCGAGCCGCGCCCAGGTGCGGACCTCCTCGGTCACCGGGCGCTCGAGCAGCCCCGCCTCGTCGACCCACTCCATACCCTCGTCGCCGAGGGGGCGGGGGAGAGGTGCCTCGGGGGCGACGCCGTCGGGCACGGCGAAGTAGATGAGGTCGATGTGCTGGTGGCCGGGGGAGATGTCCTCGACCTGGATGCCCTCGGGGCGCAGCAGCTGGCGGGGCGCGCCGGGAGCGAGGTGGTCGATGCCGGGAGATCCCACCAGGCTCACGGGCAGCCCGGTCTCCTCGAGCGTCTCGCGCCGGGCCGCGTCGTCGGGCAGCTCGTGCGGCTCGATGTGCCCGCCCGGCGGGAGCCACAGCCCGAGCTTGCGGTGCGGGTGCAGCAGCACGTGACCATCGTGCACGACGAAGGTCGCGACCGTGAAGTGCTTGACGATCCCGTCCGGCGGCTCCCGGTCCTCGACGTGTCCCACGCGGGCGACCATAACCCTGCAGGTCCGCAGCACTGTGGGCGGTAGTGTTGGAAAACGCGGCCCGACCGGACCGCGAGCCGCAAGCAGGCCCACCCGAGCACCCCCGAGGAGCGCACCCGTGCCCAGCCAGATCACCGTCCACGTCGCAGGCAGCGAGCGAACGGTGGAGCAGGGCACCACCGCCGGCGACCTCTTCGCCGACGACCGCGAGGTCGTCGTCGCCCGGATCGGCGGCGAGCTGCGCGACCTGACCCACGTCCTCGAGGACGGCGACGTCGTCGAGCCGGTGCTGGTCACCGAGGAGGACGGCCTGGCCGTGCTGCGCCACTCCTGCGCCCACGTCCTCGCCCAGGCCGTCCAGGACGCCTTCCCCGACGCCAAGCTCGGCATCGGCCCGCCGGTCCGTGACGGCTTCTACTACGACTTCGACGTCGACGAGCCGTTCACGCCCGACGACCTCAAGCGCCTCGAGAAGTCGATGCAGCGCATCATCAACTCCGGACAGACCTTCGCCCGCCGCGAGGTCAGCGACGACGAGGCGCGCGCCGAGCTCGCCTCCGAGCCCTACAAGCTCGAGCTCATCGGGCTGAAAGGCCGGCCCTCGGACACGATGCCTGAGATCGAGGGCGCCGCGGTGGAGGTCGGCGGCGCCCAGCTGACGATCTACGACAACGTCGACCGCAAGGGCGAGGTCGTCTGGGGCGACCTGTGCCGCGGCCCCCACGTGCCGACGACCAAGCTCATCGGCAACGGCTTCAAGCTCATACGCACCGCCGCCGCCTACTGGCGCGGCTCGGAGAAGAACCCCCAGCTGCAGCGCATCTACGGCACCGCCTGGCCGACCAAGGAGGACCTCAAGGGCTACCTCGACCGGCTCGCCGAGGCCGAGCGCCGCGACCACCGCAAGCTCGGCGCCGAGATGGACCTCTTCTCCTTCCCCGAGGAGGTCGGCCCCGGCCTGCCCGTCTTCCACCCCAAGGGCGCCATCCTGCGGCGCACCATGGAGGACTACGTCTGGCAGCGCCACGTCGACTCGGGCTTCTCCTACGTCACGACCCCGCACCTGTCCAAGGAGGGGCTCTTCCACACCTCCGGGCACCTGCCCTACTACGCCGACGGCATGATGCCCGAGCTCGACGACGACGGGCAGGCCTACCGCATCAAGGCGATGAACTGCCCGATGCACAACCTCATCTACCGCTCCCAGCAGCGCTCCTACCGCGAGCTGCCGCTGCGCTACTTCGAGTTCGGCACCGTCTACCGCAACGAGAAGTCCGGCGTGCTCCAGGGCCTGACCCGGGTGCGCATGATCACCCAGGACGACAGCCACTCCTACGTGACCAAGGAGCAGGCGCCCGGCGAGATCCGCCACCTGCTCGACTTCGTCCTGGGCCTGCTGCGCGACTTCGGCCTCGACGACTACTACCTCGAGCTGTCCACGCGCGACGAGACCGGTGACAAGAAGGACAAGTTCATCGGCTCCGACGAGCAGTGGGCCGAGGCGACCGCGGTCCTCGAGGAGGTCGCCCGCGAGTCCGGCCTCGAGCTGGTCGCCGACCCGGGCGGCGCCGCCTACTACGGCCCCAAGATCTCGGTGCAGGCGCGCGACGCGATCGGCCGCACCTGGCAGATGTCGACGATCCAGTACGACTTCAACCAGCCCGAGCGCTTCGGGCTGGAGTACTCCGCCGCCGACGGCACCCGCCAGCAGCCGGTGATGATCCACTCGGCCAAGTTCGGCTCGATCGAGCGCTTCATCGGCGTCCTCACCGAGCACTACGCCGGCATGTTCCCGCCGTGGCTGGCGCCGGTCCAGGTGCTCGGCGTGCCGGTGGCCGAGGACTTCGACGACTACCTCAAGGAGGTCGCCGAGCAGCTGCGGGCGGCCGGGATCCGCGTCGAGCTGGACCTGTCGGACGACCGCTTCCCCAAGAAGATCCGCAACGCCAGCAAGAGCAAGGTGCCGTTCATCCTCATCGCCGGCGGCGAGGACCGCGACGCCGGCGCGGTCTCCTTCCGCTACCGCGACGGCTCGCAGAAGAACGGCGTGCCCGTGGCGGAGGCGGTGGCCGAGATCGTCCAGGCCGTCCGCGACCGGGTGCAGGTCTGATCCGGCCGTGGCGTCGCTGGGGGAGGAGAGCGCCCGGGTCCGGGTGCGCCGCCTGACCGAGGACGAGTCCTTCCTCCTCGGTGCCCTGCACCTGCAGGCCCTGCGACGCCGCGGCGTCGACCCCTCGTCCGGGCGCAGCACCGGCAGCCACGTCACGGCCCTGGCCGCGGCGTGGCAACTGCGCAGCGCCGACCTGCCCGCCTGGGTCGCCGAGTGCGACGAGCAGCACGTCGGTATGGCGGTGTGCCGGCTCCCCGTGCTCCCCCACGTCGGGCGCGGCCTGCCCGAGCTGATCGCCCTGGAGCCCCTGGGCGCGCCGGGACCCGAGCCCGTCGCCCTCGCGCTGGTGCGCGCTGTCGTGACGTGGTTCGGCCGCGAGGGCTATCCCAGCGTCGACGTCTCGCCCGAGGTGGCGCTGCCGGGCGCCGTGCTCGACGCCGCTCGGGCGGACGTGCTGGGGCGCACGATAGTCAGCCTGCCGACGCGTCCCTGACGGACCGGACCGGCTGGCGGGCCGCGAGGTCGCCGGGGACCTGCTGTTCGGACGGGTCCTGCGTCAGTCGACCCTGGTCAGAACGATCGGGTCGCCCGAGGTGATCGCCACGGTGTGCTCGACGTGGCAGGTGCGGGCGCCGGTGGCGCTGCGCAGCGTCCAGCCGTCGTCGTCGACGACGAGCTCGTCGGTGTCGGCCATGACCCACGGCTCGATGGCCAGCAGCATCCCGGGGCGCAGCACCGTGCCCTTGCCGGGGCGGCCGTCGTTGGCGATGTGGGGGTCCTGGTGCATCGTCGAGCCGACCCCGTGCCCGCCGAACTGGGTGTTGACCCGGAAGCCGGCGCGCTTGAGCGTCTTGCCGATGGCGTGGGAGAGGTCGCCGACGCGGTTGCCGGCCCGGGCGCGCGAGATCGCGGCGGCCAGGGCCTTCTCCGAGGCGTCGATCATCCGCTGCTCGTCCGGCGTCGCCGGTTGACCGACGCTGAAGGTGATCGCCGCGTCCGCGACCCACCCGTCGATCGACACGGCGAAGTCGAGCGTGAGCAGGTCGCCGGCCCGCAGCGCGTAGTCGTGGGGCAGCCCGTGCAGCACGGCGTCGTTGACCGAGGTGCAGATGACGTGCCCGAACGGCCCGCTGCCGAAGGACGGCGCGTAGTCCACGTAGCAGGACACCGCCCCCACGTCCTCGATGCGCTGCGCCGCCCACTCGTCGATCTCCAGCAGGTTGGTGCCCACGCGGGTGCGCTCCCGCAGGTGGCGGAGGGTCTCGCCGACGAACCGTCCGGCGGGCCGGGCCGCCTCGACCTCGGAGGGGCTGAGGATCTCGATCATGGGTCCAGCCTTTCACCCCGGAGCCCCTGCGGGGGACCCCGGGTGGGGCGGTCGGCTCAGCGGGAGGCCCTCCGGGGCCACAGGTATGCCGTGGCCGCGGCGGTCGCGAGGACGATCCCCGCGCACCAGGCCACCGCGAGGAACGCGTCCCCGCCGGGGGCACCCCCGCCCAGCAGCGCCCGGACCGCCTCCACGACAGGGGTGAGGGGCTGGTGGGCGGCGATGCCCTGGAGCCAGCCCGGCATCGTCTCCACGGGCACGAAGGCGCTGGAGACGTAGGGCAGGAACAGCAGTCCGAAGCCGTAGCCGGTGACGGCCTCGGGGGAGCGCGCGAGCAGGCCCAGGAGCGCGAAGACGGACGTGATCGCCAGGATGTAGAGGGCGATCAGGCCCACGGCCGCCGCCCAGGCGACCGGTCCCGCTGCCGGGCGGTGGCCCAGCCCGACTGCCACGAGGAGCACGACCGCGGTGGCCACGAGGTTGCGCGCCAGGCTGGCGACGGTGTGGCCGACGAGCACGGTGGCGCCGGGGACGGGCATGGTCCGGAGCCGGTCGATCGTGCCGGAGGTCAGGTCGTTGCTGACGGCCACGCCGGTGAAGGAGGCGCCGAAGCCGGCGCAGGTCAGCACGATCCCGGGCACGACGTAGTCGAGGTAGGTCCCGTCCGGCGCGATCGCGCCACCGAGGACGAAGGTGAAGACCAGCATGAGGAGCACCGGCAGGACGACGGCCATGAGCAGCGCCTCGACGTCCCGGACGCTGTGCCGCACGGCGCGCCCGACGAAGACGCGCGATGCGGTGACGACCCCCGTGCCGGTGGCGGGAGCGGGGGAGCCCGCGGGCGTGAGGGAGTGGTGCGTGGCCATCAGGCGGCCTCCTCCTGCTCGGCGTGGTGCCCGGTGAGCCGCAGGAAGGCGTCGTCGAGCGTGGGGGTGCGCAGCTCCACGTGGAGGTCCGGGTGCCGGGCGGCCAACTCCGCCGCGACCCGGGCGACGTCCGCCGAGGAGCCGTCGGTGGAGCGTTCCTCGACCACCGCGCCCGCGTCGTCGAACACGGCCAGGACGCTGCCTCCCACGAGCTCCTTAAGGTCCGCGGGCGTGCCGTCCGCGACGACGCGGCCGCCGTCGAGCACGCAGACCCGGTCGGCCAGGCGGTCGGCCTCCTCGAGGTACTGGGTGGTGAGCACCACGGTCGTGCCCGCCGCCGCGAGGGCCTCGACCTGCGCCCACAGCGCGAGACGGCTGCGCGTGTCCAGGCCCGTCGTGGGCTCGTCGAGGACGAGGACCTCCGGCGGCCAGATCAGGCTGACCGCCAGGTCGAGCCGCCGTCGCATCCCGCCGGACCAGGTGCGCACGGGTCGCCGTGCCGCGTCTGTGAGGTCGAAGCGGGCCAGCAGCTCCTCGGCCCGCGTCCGCGCTCGGCGGGTGGGCAGGCCGAGCAGCCGGCCCATCATGACCAGGTTCTCGGTGCCGGTGAGGACTGCG
This genomic interval carries:
- a CDS encoding zinc-dependent alcohol dehydrogenase, with the translated sequence MRALVYRGPYRVEVREKDMPRIEHHNDAVVKVEMGAICGSDLHLYHGMMPDTRVGTTFGHEFIGTVHEVGPSVRNLKVGDRVMVPFNVFCGTCFFCARGLYSNCHNVNPNATAVGGMYGYSHTTGGYDGGQAEYVRVPFADAGPSLIPDWISDETAVLLTDALPTGYFGAQLADIVEGDTVVVLGAGPVGLFAARSAWLMGAGRVIVVDHLEHRLEKARTFAFAETYNFAEHDDIVVLLKRVTDHLGADRVIDAVGAEADGNLLMHVTSAKLKLQGGSPVALNWAIDAVRKGGTVSVVGAYGPMFSAVKFGDAMNKGLTLRMNQCPVKRQWPRLLEHLRAGYFDPTEIVTHRIPLEHLPEGYHIMSAKLDGCIKPLVTVGD
- a CDS encoding flavodoxin family protein is translated as MPTTMTVTRSDPSTLPGRDVPTALVVHESCWGNTRLVAEAIAQGLGEGATVVGVASAPPLDQVHTDLLVVGAPTHAFGLSRPGTRHDASERGGTDPGTGIREWLEAASPAAGRRAATFDTHVRRPNLPGTASRAAARRLRHLGFEIVREPEVFWVRGMEGPLEEGELARARAWGAELVRLL
- a CDS encoding NUDIX hydrolase → MGHVEDREPPDGIVKHFTVATFVVHDGHVLLHPHRKLGLWLPPGGHIEPHELPDDAARRETLEETGLPVSLVGSPGIDHLAPGAPRQLLRPEGIQVEDISPGHQHIDLIYFAVPDGVAPEAPLPRPLGDEGMEWVDEAGLLERPVTEEVRTWARLALAEVPRRLAVAAT
- the thrS gene encoding threonine--tRNA ligase translates to MPSQITVHVAGSERTVEQGTTAGDLFADDREVVVARIGGELRDLTHVLEDGDVVEPVLVTEEDGLAVLRHSCAHVLAQAVQDAFPDAKLGIGPPVRDGFYYDFDVDEPFTPDDLKRLEKSMQRIINSGQTFARREVSDDEARAELASEPYKLELIGLKGRPSDTMPEIEGAAVEVGGAQLTIYDNVDRKGEVVWGDLCRGPHVPTTKLIGNGFKLIRTAAAYWRGSEKNPQLQRIYGTAWPTKEDLKGYLDRLAEAERRDHRKLGAEMDLFSFPEEVGPGLPVFHPKGAILRRTMEDYVWQRHVDSGFSYVTTPHLSKEGLFHTSGHLPYYADGMMPELDDDGQAYRIKAMNCPMHNLIYRSQQRSYRELPLRYFEFGTVYRNEKSGVLQGLTRVRMITQDDSHSYVTKEQAPGEIRHLLDFVLGLLRDFGLDDYYLELSTRDETGDKKDKFIGSDEQWAEATAVLEEVARESGLELVADPGGAAYYGPKISVQARDAIGRTWQMSTIQYDFNQPERFGLEYSAADGTRQQPVMIHSAKFGSIERFIGVLTEHYAGMFPPWLAPVQVLGVPVAEDFDDYLKEVAEQLRAAGIRVELDLSDDRFPKKIRNASKSKVPFILIAGGEDRDAGAVSFRYRDGSQKNGVPVAEAVAEIVQAVRDRVQV
- the map gene encoding type I methionyl aminopeptidase, coding for MIEILSPSEVEAARPAGRFVGETLRHLRERTRVGTNLLEIDEWAAQRIEDVGAVSCYVDYAPSFGSGPFGHVICTSVNDAVLHGLPHDYALRAGDLLTLDFAVSIDGWVADAAITFSVGQPATPDEQRMIDASEKALAAAISRARAGNRVGDLSHAIGKTLKRAGFRVNTQFGGHGVGSTMHQDPHIANDGRPGKGTVLRPGMLLAIEPWVMADTDELVVDDDGWTLRSATGARTCHVEHTVAITSGDPIVLTRVD
- a CDS encoding ABC transporter permease; protein product: MATHHSLTPAGSPAPATGTGVVTASRVFVGRAVRHSVRDVEALLMAVVLPVLLMLVFTFVLGGAIAPDGTYLDYVVPGIVLTCAGFGASFTGVAVSNDLTSGTIDRLRTMPVPGATVLVGHTVASLARNLVATAVVLLVAVGLGHRPAAGPVAWAAAVGLIALYILAITSVFALLGLLARSPEAVTGYGFGLLFLPYVSSAFVPVETMPGWLQGIAAHQPLTPVVEAVRALLGGGAPGGDAFLAVAWCAGIVLATAAATAYLWPRRASR
- a CDS encoding ATP-binding cassette domain-containing protein is translated as MTYTQDRAVIELRGVTQAYGTTQVLRGVDLTIGAGVHALLGPNGAGKTTLVGILTTLRPHDAGEVRVLGLDPRTEGPEIRRRISVTGQFAAVDAVLTGTENLVMMGRLLGLPTRRARTRAEELLARFDLTDAARRPVRTWSGGMRRRLDLAVSLIWPPEVLVLDEPTTGLDTRSRLALWAQVEALAAAGTTVVLTTQYLEEADRLADRVCVLDGGRVVADGTPADLKELVGGSVLAVFDDAGAVVEERSTDGSSADVARVAAELAARHPDLHVELRTPTLDDAFLRLTGHHAEQEEAA